One genomic segment of Rivularia sp. PCC 7116 includes these proteins:
- a CDS encoding photosystem II protein, Psb35-related: MMTILISLFVVGWVAAALIGSQAYFRGEQRKPIHERNWSSESFDFLAKSVTGKETDYIERVPAYAIDAYAGKQMGKE; this comes from the coding sequence ATGATGACTATATTGATTTCACTATTCGTGGTTGGTTGGGTAGCTGCTGCATTAATCGGTAGCCAAGCGTATTTCCGAGGAGAGCAGAGAAAGCCGATTCACGAGCGCAACTGGAGTTCTGAATCTTTTGATTTCTTAGCTAAATCAGTGACTGGTAAAGAAACCGACTACATTGAGCGCGTACCTGCCTACGCTATTGATGCTTATGCTGGTAAGCAAATGGGTAAAGAATAA
- a CDS encoding glycoside hydrolase family 57 protein: MAIGYVALVLHAHLPFVRHPESDYVLEEEWLYEAITETYIPLLRVFEGLKRDGVDFKITMSMTPPLVSMLRDPLLQERYDEHLAKLQELVELESEHNAENGHLKYLAEHYIKEFDATREIWERYKGDLVTAFKQFQDSNNIDIITCGATHGYLPLMKMYPQAVWAQLQVAAEHYEENFGRPPRGIWLPECAYYEGLERMVADAGLRYFLTDGHGILYARPRPRFGTYAPIFTETGVAAFGRDHESSQQVWSSEVGYPGAAEYREFYKDLGWEAEYEYIKPYIMPNGQRKNTGIKYHKITGRGLGLGDKQLYDPYWAREKTAEHASNFTFNRERQVEHLHNMMHRPPIVVSPYDAELFGHWWYEGPWFIDYLYRKSWFDQNTYDMTHLSDYLKTNPVQQVCRPSQSSWGYKGFHEYWLNETNTWIYPHLHKAAERMIELSSREAEDELEWKALNQAARELLLAQSSDWAFIMRTGTMVPYAVRRTRSHLMRFNKLYEDINIGKIDSGWLEKVEYMDNIFPSINYRAYRTL, from the coding sequence ATGGCTATTGGCTACGTCGCGCTTGTACTTCACGCACACCTGCCCTTCGTTCGTCACCCAGAAAGTGACTATGTGCTGGAGGAAGAATGGCTTTATGAAGCTATTACAGAAACTTACATACCTTTATTACGAGTCTTTGAAGGATTGAAACGGGACGGTGTTGATTTTAAAATCACCATGAGTATGACACCACCTTTGGTTTCGATGTTGCGCGACCCGCTTCTCCAAGAACGTTATGACGAACACTTGGCAAAACTACAGGAACTTGTAGAACTAGAAAGCGAACATAATGCTGAAAATGGTCATCTTAAATATTTAGCTGAGCATTATATAAAGGAATTTGATGCTACTAGAGAAATCTGGGAACGATATAAAGGCGATTTGGTAACTGCTTTTAAGCAATTCCAAGATTCTAATAATATCGATATCATCACCTGTGGTGCGACTCACGGTTATTTACCGCTAATGAAAATGTATCCACAGGCGGTTTGGGCACAACTTCAGGTAGCAGCAGAGCATTACGAAGAAAACTTTGGTCGTCCACCTAGAGGTATTTGGCTACCTGAATGCGCTTATTATGAAGGCTTAGAGCGCATGGTCGCTGATGCTGGACTGCGTTATTTCCTTACCGATGGGCATGGTATTTTGTATGCCCGCCCTCGTCCCCGATTTGGTACTTACGCCCCTATTTTTACAGAAACTGGCGTTGCAGCTTTTGGGCGAGATCATGAATCTTCGCAACAGGTATGGTCTTCTGAAGTTGGTTACCCCGGTGCTGCGGAATATCGGGAATTTTATAAAGATTTGGGCTGGGAGGCTGAGTACGAGTATATTAAGCCTTACATTATGCCTAACGGTCAACGCAAAAACACGGGCATTAAATATCATAAAATTACCGGTCGCGGTTTAGGACTTGGCGATAAGCAACTTTATGACCCCTACTGGGCCAGAGAAAAAACGGCAGAACATGCTTCTAACTTTACGTTCAACCGCGAACGTCAGGTCGAGCATCTGCATAATATGATGCATCGTCCTCCAATTGTGGTTTCCCCATACGATGCCGAATTATTCGGACATTGGTGGTATGAAGGTCCTTGGTTTATTGATTATCTATATCGTAAATCCTGGTTTGACCAAAATACCTATGATATGACTCATTTATCGGACTACTTGAAGACTAATCCGGTTCAACAAGTTTGTCGCCCTTCTCAGTCAAGTTGGGGATACAAGGGCTTTCATGAGTACTGGTTGAATGAAACTAATACTTGGATTTATCCTCATTTACATAAAGCTGCCGAACGGATGATTGAATTATCTAGCCGAGAAGCCGAAGATGAGTTGGAGTGGAAGGCTCTCAATCAAGCAGCACGAGAATTGCTTCTAGCACAATCTTCTGACTGGGCTTTTATTATGCGAACTGGAACAATGGTTCCTTATGCTGTAAGAAGAACTCGTTCTCATTTAATGCGATTTAATAAGCTTTACGAAGATATTAATATTGGAAAAATTGATAGCGGATGGTTGGAGAAAGTTGAATATATGGACAATATTTTTCCTAGCATCAACTATCGAGCATACCGGACTTTGTAA
- a CDS encoding O-methyltransferase, with translation MTGVVEKPVARPVTPLGILAQELEAVVQALDKETLPAQIKEKLNFASRLASALDPYLEECTTSESAALKALAEKTAREQWGNRFKGGETVVALEQEMLSGHIEGQTLKMFIHMTKAKRVLEIGMFTGYSALAMAEALPADGKLIACEVDPYTAEFGKTAFQESPHGEKIQVEIGSAMETLDKLAADGESFEFVFIDADKPGYVDYFNTLLEKNLLAPSGFICVDNTLLQGQPYLSEAERTANGKAIAEFNRTVALDKRVEQVLLPVRDGLTIIRRNQD, from the coding sequence ATGACGGGTGTTGTAGAGAAACCAGTAGCTAGACCAGTTACCCCTTTAGGGATATTAGCCCAAGAGTTAGAAGCGGTTGTGCAAGCATTGGATAAAGAAACATTGCCAGCACAGATTAAAGAAAAGCTCAACTTTGCTTCTCGTTTAGCTTCTGCTTTAGACCCTTATTTAGAAGAATGCACCACTTCTGAATCAGCAGCTTTAAAAGCTCTGGCAGAAAAAACGGCGCGAGAGCAGTGGGGTAATCGCTTTAAGGGCGGTGAAACCGTTGTTGCTTTAGAGCAAGAAATGCTTTCTGGTCATATAGAAGGACAAACTTTAAAGATGTTCATCCATATGACTAAAGCAAAGCGAGTATTGGAAATCGGTATGTTTACCGGCTATTCTGCTCTAGCAATGGCAGAAGCATTACCCGCAGATGGAAAGCTAATTGCTTGTGAAGTTGACCCTTACACAGCAGAGTTTGGTAAAACTGCTTTCCAAGAATCTCCTCATGGAGAAAAAATCCAAGTTGAAATTGGTTCGGCAATGGAAACTTTGGACAAACTAGCAGCAGATGGAGAGTCTTTTGAGTTTGTATTTATTGATGCAGACAAACCAGGGTACGTAGATTATTTCAATACTCTGTTAGAGAAAAATCTGTTAGCCCCATCTGGTTTTATCTGCGTTGATAATACATTGCTTCAAGGACAGCCTTATTTAAGCGAAGCAGAACGTACTGCAAACGGAAAGGCGATCGCTGAATTTAACCGCACCGTTGCCTTGGATAAACGTGTTGAACAAGTTTTACTTCCGGTTCGAGATGGTTTAACCATCATTCGCCGTAATCAAGATTAA
- a CDS encoding sedoheptulose 7-phosphate cyclase produces the protein MGIVQSKLEATESAFHVEAYEKIEYSLVYVDGIFDINNSELAECYQKFGRCLAVVDSNVYKHYSSKMQQYFEHYNIDVTAFPVTITEPNKTIQTFEKIIDAFADFKLVRKEPVLVIGGGLVTDVAGFACSTYRRSSNYIRIPTTLIGLIDASVAIKVAVNHKKLKNRLGAYHASSKVFLDFSFLGTLPTDQVRNGMAELVKIAVVGHKEVFELLEEYGEELLRTHFGNNDATEEIKEVAHKLTYKAIKKMLEYEVPNLHELDLDRVIAYGHSWSPTLELAPRVPIFHGHAVNIDMALSATIAARRGYITKEDRDRILGTMSRIGLSLDHPLLEADLLWRATESISLTRDGKQRAAMPKPIGECFFVNDLTPEELTEALAEHKEICQKFPRGGEGVDMYPVYSESEAELVGSES, from the coding sequence ATGGGTATTGTTCAGTCAAAGTTAGAAGCTACTGAATCAGCTTTTCATGTAGAAGCTTATGAAAAAATTGAATATAGCCTCGTCTATGTTGATGGGATTTTCGACATTAATAATTCAGAACTAGCAGAATGCTATCAGAAGTTCGGTCGATGCTTGGCTGTTGTAGATTCTAATGTCTACAAGCATTACAGCAGTAAAATGCAGCAGTATTTCGAGCATTACAACATCGATGTAACTGCTTTCCCCGTAACTATCACCGAGCCTAATAAAACAATCCAAACATTCGAGAAAATTATAGATGCATTCGCTGATTTCAAACTAGTTCGTAAAGAGCCTGTTTTGGTAATCGGTGGTGGATTAGTAACAGATGTTGCGGGTTTTGCTTGTTCTACTTATCGTCGCAGCAGTAACTATATCCGCATCCCTACTACTTTGATTGGTTTGATTGACGCTAGTGTTGCAATTAAAGTCGCAGTTAACCATAAGAAGCTCAAAAATCGCCTAGGTGCTTACCATGCTTCTTCAAAAGTATTCCTTGATTTCTCCTTCTTAGGCACCTTGCCTACCGATCAAGTCCGCAACGGTATGGCAGAATTAGTCAAAATTGCCGTAGTTGGGCACAAAGAAGTATTTGAATTGCTCGAAGAATACGGTGAAGAATTGCTTCGTACTCACTTTGGTAACAATGATGCGACAGAGGAAATTAAAGAAGTCGCTCATAAATTGACTTACAAAGCCATCAAAAAGATGTTGGAATATGAAGTACCAAACCTACACGAGTTAGACCTAGATAGAGTTATAGCCTATGGTCATAGCTGGAGTCCAACTCTTGAACTAGCACCCCGCGTACCTATTTTCCACGGTCATGCAGTCAATATCGATATGGCTTTATCTGCAACAATTGCAGCTAGAAGAGGTTATATCACCAAGGAAGATAGAGACCGGATTTTAGGCACAATGAGCCGAATTGGACTTTCTCTGGATCATCCTTTATTGGAAGCAGATCTTTTATGGCGTGCAACTGAATCTATTTCTCTGACAAGAGACGGAAAACAAAGAGCTGCAATGCCAAAACCAATCGGCGAATGCTTCTTCGTTAACGACTTGACCCCTGAAGAATTAACGGAAGCTTTGGCAGAACACAAAGAAATTTGTCAGAAATTCCCTCGTGGTGGTGAAGGGGTTGATATGTACCCAGTTTATTCTGAATCAGAAGCTGAGCTTGTAGGGAGCGAAAGCTAA
- the rsgA gene encoding small ribosomal subunit biogenesis GTPase RsgA — MSGEASLISPGDLTGTVLAVQANYYRVQLDLKAGEVQEARKERSSSSDTDNIIFDSSTSPDSSASSASITPLPSILLCTRRSRLKKIGQQVIVGDRVVIEEPDWAGGRGAIGDVFPRHSELDRPAIANVNQILLVFAVTDPPLEPYQLSRFLVKGESTGLDVVLCLNKSDLIASQEQAEIKERLNAWGYQPEFISVYKDINIDAVENILRSKITVIAGASGVGKSSLINTLIPNANLRVAEVSGKLARGRHTTRHVELFEIPGGGLLADTPGFNQPDLDCTPEELVSYFPEAMQRLQSGSCRFNNCLHRNEPDCVVRGDWERYQDYLEFLEEAIERQTWLKQQADPESNMKLKTKGKGRQQYEPRLESKKYRRVSRKKQQQKLQQLYQESED, encoded by the coding sequence ATGAGTGGCGAAGCATCATTAATTAGTCCTGGAGATTTAACAGGTACAGTTCTAGCAGTGCAAGCCAACTATTATAGAGTTCAGCTTGATTTAAAAGCAGGTGAAGTCCAAGAGGCAAGAAAAGAAAGAAGTTCGTCATCTGATACTGATAACATAATATTTGATTCCTCAACTTCCCCTGACTCCTCTGCTTCTTCTGCTTCAATTACCCCATTACCATCGATTCTTTTATGTACTCGCAGAAGCCGCTTAAAAAAAATCGGTCAACAGGTAATAGTTGGCGATCGCGTTGTCATAGAAGAACCAGATTGGGCCGGTGGTAGGGGTGCTATCGGCGATGTTTTTCCCCGCCACTCGGAACTCGATCGTCCGGCGATCGCAAATGTAAACCAAATTTTATTGGTATTTGCAGTCACAGATCCTCCCTTAGAGCCTTATCAACTCAGCCGTTTTTTAGTGAAGGGTGAGTCAACAGGTTTAGATGTAGTTTTATGTTTGAATAAAAGCGATTTAATCGCTTCCCAAGAGCAAGCAGAAATTAAAGAGCGTCTAAATGCTTGGGGCTATCAACCGGAGTTTATCAGCGTTTACAAAGATATCAATATAGACGCTGTAGAAAATATTTTGAGAAGTAAAATTACCGTAATTGCCGGAGCTTCCGGAGTCGGAAAATCCAGTTTAATTAATACTTTAATTCCCAACGCCAATTTAAGGGTTGCAGAAGTTTCCGGAAAATTAGCTCGCGGAAGGCATACTACTCGTCACGTAGAACTATTTGAAATTCCCGGAGGAGGTTTACTCGCGGATACTCCAGGTTTTAATCAACCAGACCTCGATTGTACGCCAGAAGAACTAGTCAGTTACTTTCCAGAAGCTATGCAAAGGTTACAAAGTGGTAGCTGCAGGTTTAATAATTGTCTGCATCGAAATGAACCAGATTGTGTAGTGCGAGGAGATTGGGAACGTTATCAAGATTATTTAGAATTTTTAGAAGAAGCAATTGAACGTCAAACTTGGCTCAAGCAGCAAGCCGATCCAGAATCCAATATGAAGCTAAAAACAAAAGGAAAAGGGCGGCAACAATACGAACCAAGGTTAGAAAGCAAGAAATATCGCCGGGTTTCTCGGAAGAAACAGCAGCAGAAATTACAACAACTTTATCAAGAAAGCGAAGATTAA
- a CDS encoding ATP-grasp domain-containing protein codes for MAQSSIPVLSSQTATHTISLGRRFVALVQNLATLTALLLALPINATIVFISLVLKILISPFQKEQTTVTTAERKNILISGGKMTKALQLARFFHAAGHRVVLTETHKYWLSGHRFSQAVDKFYTTPVPQKDSQIYTQALIDIVNKENIDIYIPVTSPIASYYDALAKQTLSEYCEVFHIDAATCEMLDDKFAFSEKARSFGLSVPKSFKITNPEQVLNFDFSGETRKYILKSIPYDSVRRLDLTKLPCDTPEETEAFVRSLPISPQKPWIMQEFIPGKEYCTHSTIRDGVVRLHCCCESSAFQVNYENVENAKIREWVTHFVKELGVTGQLSFDFIEAEDGNVYAIECNPRTHSAITIFHDQLQPAANAYLSKEPIKEPLQALINSKPTYWTYHEFWRLNEIRSFSQLGNWIKNMLQGTDAIYTFDDSLPFLMVHHWQIPLLLLKNLFKLKGWTRIDFNIGKLVESGGD; via the coding sequence ATGGCACAATCATCTATTCCTGTTCTCTCTTCTCAAACTGCAACACATACGATTTCGTTAGGAAGGCGTTTTGTAGCATTAGTTCAGAACTTAGCTACTTTAACTGCACTGTTGCTAGCTTTACCAATTAACGCCACTATCGTATTTATCTCCCTGGTCTTAAAAATACTTATTTCTCCGTTTCAAAAAGAACAGACAACGGTAACTACTGCCGAGCGGAAAAATATTCTTATTAGTGGCGGAAAAATGACCAAAGCACTACAGCTTGCTCGGTTTTTTCATGCCGCAGGACATCGAGTAGTGCTAACAGAAACTCACAAATACTGGTTATCAGGTCATCGATTTTCTCAAGCTGTAGATAAATTTTATACAACACCCGTACCGCAAAAAGATTCACAAATTTACACTCAAGCTTTAATAGATATTGTAAATAAAGAAAACATTGATATATACATTCCGGTAACAAGTCCAATCGCTAGCTATTACGATGCTTTAGCAAAACAAACACTATCAGAATATTGCGAAGTATTTCATATAGATGCTGCTACCTGCGAAATGCTTGACGATAAATTTGCTTTTAGCGAGAAAGCGCGAAGTTTTGGTTTATCGGTTCCTAAATCTTTTAAAATAACTAATCCCGAACAGGTTTTAAATTTTGATTTTTCTGGAGAAACTCGTAAATACATTCTTAAAAGTATTCCTTACGACTCAGTAAGACGCTTAGATTTAACTAAGCTTCCTTGTGATACTCCCGAAGAAACAGAAGCTTTTGTCAGAAGTTTACCAATTAGCCCGCAAAAGCCTTGGATAATGCAGGAATTTATTCCTGGCAAAGAATATTGCACTCATAGTACTATTCGCGATGGTGTTGTAAGACTGCATTGTTGTTGCGAGTCATCGGCTTTTCAAGTCAACTACGAAAACGTAGAAAATGCAAAAATTCGTGAATGGGTAACGCACTTTGTTAAAGAATTAGGAGTTACAGGACAGCTTTCTTTTGATTTCATTGAAGCTGAAGATGGTAATGTCTATGCTATTGAATGTAATCCGCGTACTCATTCTGCAATCACTATTTTTCACGATCAACTGCAACCAGCAGCCAATGCTTACTTAAGTAAAGAACCCATCAAAGAACCTTTACAAGCATTAATTAATAGCAAGCCTACTTACTGGACTTATCATGAGTTTTGGCGTTTAAATGAAATTCGTTCTTTTTCTCAATTAGGAAATTGGATAAAGAATATGCTGCAAGGTACAGACGCAATTTACACATTTGACGATTCCTTGCCATTTTTAATGGTTCATCATTGGCAAATTCCTTTACTACTGCTAAAAAACTTATTTAAATTAAAAGGTTGGACAAGAATAGACTTTAATATCGGTAAACTCGTGGAGTCGGGTGGAGATTGA
- the dnaJ gene encoding molecular chaperone DnaJ — protein sequence MARDYYEILGVSRDTDKEEMKSAYRRLARKYHPDVNKEPGAEERFKEINRAYEVLSEPETRARYDRFGEQGVSGAGAAGFQDFGDMGGFADIFESIFSGFAGGAGQSQRRRSGPVRGDDLRLDLKLDFREAVFGGEKEIRISHLETCDVCSGSGAKPGTRPRACSTCSGSGQVRRVTRTPFGSFTQVSTCPTCNGQGMVVEDKCDACEGKGANQVTKKLKITIPAGVDNGTRLRISNEGDAGIRGGAPGDLYVYLFVNEDEEFQRDGINVLSEIKVSYLQAILGCRLEVNTVDGPVEMIIPPGTQPNTVMKLENRGVPRLGNPVSRGDHMITVLIDIPTKVTPDERELLEKLAKIKGERTGKGGLEGFLGKLFN from the coding sequence ATGGCTCGCGACTATTATGAAATTCTGGGTGTCTCTCGTGACACCGACAAAGAAGAAATGAAAAGTGCTTACCGCCGCCTAGCCCGGAAGTATCACCCAGACGTGAACAAAGAGCCGGGAGCCGAGGAGCGGTTTAAGGAAATCAACCGCGCTTATGAAGTGCTTTCGGAACCGGAAACCCGCGCTCGTTACGACCGTTTTGGAGAACAAGGAGTATCGGGTGCTGGTGCTGCTGGCTTCCAAGACTTCGGGGATATGGGTGGTTTTGCCGATATATTCGAGAGTATTTTTAGTGGCTTTGCTGGAGGTGCAGGTCAGTCTCAAAGAAGACGTAGCGGACCTGTTCGAGGTGATGACCTCCGCTTGGACTTAAAGCTCGATTTTCGAGAAGCGGTATTTGGCGGCGAAAAAGAAATTCGCATCTCTCATCTGGAAACTTGTGACGTTTGTAGCGGTTCTGGCGCTAAACCTGGTACCCGCCCTCGGGCTTGTTCCACCTGTAGCGGTTCGGGTCAAGTTCGCCGCGTAACTCGTACTCCTTTCGGTAGTTTTACACAAGTATCAACTTGTCCTACCTGTAACGGACAGGGAATGGTCGTGGAAGACAAATGTGATGCCTGTGAGGGTAAAGGCGCAAATCAAGTTACCAAGAAACTTAAAATTACTATTCCAGCCGGTGTTGACAACGGTACCCGTTTGCGTATATCCAATGAAGGTGATGCTGGAATCCGAGGTGGTGCCCCTGGAGATTTATACGTTTACTTATTTGTAAATGAAGATGAAGAATTTCAGCGCGATGGTATCAATGTACTGTCAGAAATCAAAGTTAGCTATCTTCAAGCAATTTTAGGATGTCGCTTAGAAGTAAATACTGTAGACGGCCCGGTAGAAATGATTATTCCCCCCGGAACTCAACCTAATACGGTCATGAAGTTGGAAAATCGCGGCGTCCCACGTTTAGGAAATCCCGTAAGCAGAGGCGACCATATGATCACAGTATTAATTGATATTCCCACCAAGGTGACACCTGACGAAAGAGAATTACTTGAAAAACTAGCTAAAATTAAAGGAGAGCGAACCGGCAAAGGCGGCTTAGAAGGATTTTTGGGAAAACTATTTAATTAA
- a CDS encoding sulfurtransferase TusA family protein — MSVSSLLSPDAQLDLRGTPCPINFVRTKLRLQQMQAGELLEVWLDPGEPIEQVPDSLTMAGYKIEQITDCSGYFSLLVRCSISDS; from the coding sequence ATGAGTGTATCTTCACTTTTATCTCCCGATGCTCAACTTGACTTACGGGGAACTCCTTGTCCAATTAATTTTGTGCGGACTAAGCTTCGTTTGCAGCAAATGCAAGCAGGGGAATTACTCGAAGTCTGGTTAGATCCAGGAGAACCAATCGAGCAGGTTCCCGATAGCTTGACAATGGCTGGTTATAAAATTGAACAAATTACTGACTGTTCTGGCTATTTCTCCTTATTAGTACGCTGTAGTATTAGTGACTCATGA